A stretch of the Paenibacillus dendritiformis genome encodes the following:
- a CDS encoding 5'-nucleotidase C-terminal domain-containing protein — protein MPWDYASDAPNPSGSLTQLFTAIQQIRQENPNTILVDAGDMIQDNSAELFNSEPQSPMMVAMNAMGYDAWAYGNHEFNFGLDVLDKVSSQFEGVMLAGNVYKDNGERFFPAYTIIEKEGVKIGLIGMTTPFVPDFEKGTDHVKGLVFTDPVEETKKVIQELTGKADVMIGVMHMGLDNENNTPHSGVRDIANANPELAAIFAGHMHTLVNKEEVNGVLITEPNKYGTHISRIDLHFSQEDGKMVLTSKDAFTIPVKDADGNVLASDPGLETILKPFHEFARQDANTVVGRLVGENLVPPNEIEGIPQVQVEETLLSDFFADVMQHYSQADVVAFQIDNDKARLDVGDIKKKDIAYNYQFTFGEVTNYKVTGQDLKDYMEWAVGYFNSTRPGDVTVSFDLKRRSSKYSTNDFFGNIKYDVDVRKPYGQRIINLRRMDDSPIQATDSLVLGMNAYRMDALVAKGGALEGRTFEQLWSSKDNSAFGEMGGTIRNLAIKYIKEEKKGVLEQKAQNRWKIVGVETDAPARKDVIELVNAGILKVPATEDGKYTNVASINILDDVQADEVKALAEKANVDVKMVAGARNKGELYSRLNAAYQAAQQNTTPKTEVPAQPDKAAKPEPDKMKLDKREPDTGKPAEPASRVTVTAYYLNVRKQASPNSKIVAVVKQGTILEVTGKKDGWIQIAIDGKTAYVDGMYVK, from the coding sequence ATGCCTTGGGATTATGCCTCGGATGCGCCCAATCCGAGCGGAAGCCTGACGCAGTTATTCACCGCCATTCAGCAGATTCGCCAGGAGAATCCGAATACGATCTTGGTGGACGCCGGGGACATGATTCAAGACAACTCTGCGGAGCTGTTCAATAGCGAGCCCCAATCACCGATGATGGTGGCGATGAATGCGATGGGCTATGATGCATGGGCATATGGGAATCACGAGTTCAACTTCGGGTTGGACGTATTGGACAAGGTGAGCAGTCAATTTGAAGGCGTCATGTTAGCGGGCAATGTATATAAGGACAATGGGGAACGCTTTTTTCCTGCCTATACGATTATAGAAAAGGAAGGCGTCAAAATCGGTTTAATCGGCATGACGACGCCGTTTGTCCCCGACTTCGAAAAGGGAACGGATCATGTGAAAGGCTTGGTCTTTACCGATCCGGTGGAAGAAACCAAGAAGGTGATTCAGGAATTAACAGGCAAAGCGGATGTCATGATCGGGGTTATGCATATGGGGCTGGACAATGAAAACAACACCCCTCATTCCGGCGTGCGGGATATTGCCAACGCGAACCCGGAGCTGGCGGCGATTTTTGCCGGGCATATGCATACACTGGTCAACAAAGAAGAAGTAAATGGGGTATTGATTACAGAACCGAATAAATATGGAACGCATATTTCCCGCATTGATTTGCATTTTAGCCAAGAAGACGGGAAGATGGTACTGACGTCGAAAGATGCTTTTACGATCCCGGTCAAAGACGCGGACGGCAATGTTCTTGCCTCCGATCCGGGGCTTGAGACAATCCTGAAGCCATTCCATGAATTTGCGCGTCAAGATGCCAATACGGTTGTCGGTCGGCTCGTTGGCGAGAATCTGGTTCCGCCGAACGAAATCGAGGGGATTCCGCAGGTTCAGGTAGAAGAAACGCTGCTGTCGGATTTCTTTGCGGATGTGATGCAGCATTACAGCCAAGCGGATGTCGTCGCTTTTCAGATTGATAACGATAAGGCTCGACTAGATGTCGGCGACATCAAGAAGAAGGATATCGCCTATAACTATCAATTCACATTTGGCGAAGTAACGAATTATAAAGTAACAGGCCAAGATCTGAAAGATTATATGGAGTGGGCTGTAGGGTATTTTAACTCCACGCGTCCGGGAGATGTGACGGTTAGCTTTGATCTGAAGCGCCGATCCTCCAAGTACAGCACCAATGATTTTTTCGGGAACATCAAATACGATGTCGATGTGCGCAAGCCTTATGGCCAGCGGATTATTAACTTGCGCCGTATGGATGATTCCCCGATTCAGGCAACCGATTCGCTGGTGCTCGGAATGAATGCGTATCGAATGGATGCGCTTGTGGCCAAGGGCGGGGCTCTCGAAGGAAGAACGTTCGAACAGCTCTGGTCTTCCAAGGACAACAGCGCGTTCGGTGAAATGGGCGGCACGATCCGCAACCTGGCAATCAAATATATTAAGGAAGAGAAGAAGGGCGTGCTTGAGCAAAAGGCGCAAAATCGCTGGAAGATTGTCGGCGTGGAGACGGACGCCCCGGCGCGCAAAGATGTCATCGAGCTAGTCAATGCGGGCATTCTGAAGGTTCCGGCGACGGAAGACGGCAAATATACGAATGTGGCTTCCATTAATATTTTGGATGACGTACAGGCCGATGAAGTTAAGGCGCTTGCCGAGAAAGCCAATGTGGACGTGAAAATGGTTGCCGGGGCCCGGAACAAAGGTGAACTCTATTCCCGATTAAACGCTGCGTATCAAGCGGCCCAACAGAACACAACGCCTAAAACGGAGGTGCCGGCCCAGCCGGACAAAGCGGCGAAGCCTGAACCTGACAAGATGAAATTGGACAAACGGGAACCGGACACAGGCAAACCGGCAGAGCCAGCTTCCCGGGTAACGGTTACAGCCTACTACTTAAACGTTCGCAAGCAGGCGTCCCCGAACAGTAAAATCGTAGCCGTAGTCAAGCAAGGAACCATTCTTGAGGTGACAGGTAAAAAAGATGGCTGGATTCAAATTGCCATCGATGGGAAGACCGCATACGTCGATGGGATGTATGTGAAATAA
- a CDS encoding carbohydrate ABC transporter permease, whose amino-acid sequence MTKKRVQRITLYTGLTCLALLFLVPVYVLLVTSFKGLDEITLERMWALPKSLDWSGYREAVSKLYPHLSNSFLLAVPATLLSALFGSMNGYVLSKWRFKGSNALFALMLFGMFIPYQSILIPLIQFMQRIHLYNSIPGLILIHVVYGLPVCTLMFRNFYVAVPDEMLEAAKIDGCGFFGIYKNMMVPLSVTGFVVVGIWQFTNIWNEFLFAVTMTTQKQQPIMVALQNLSGSQIVQWNVQMAGALLAALPTLLVYIFLGRYFIRGLLAGSIKG is encoded by the coding sequence ATGACGAAAAAGCGGGTGCAACGAATCACGCTGTACACCGGCTTGACCTGCTTGGCTTTGCTCTTTCTCGTGCCGGTATATGTGCTTCTTGTCACGAGCTTCAAAGGGTTGGACGAGATTACGCTGGAGCGGATGTGGGCGCTGCCGAAGAGTCTCGATTGGTCCGGGTACCGCGAAGCCGTGTCCAAGCTGTATCCGCATTTGAGCAACAGCTTCCTGCTCGCGGTTCCCGCCACTTTATTATCGGCGTTGTTCGGGTCCATGAACGGCTATGTGTTGTCCAAATGGCGGTTCAAAGGCTCGAACGCCCTGTTCGCGCTGATGCTGTTCGGGATGTTCATCCCGTACCAGAGCATCCTGATTCCCTTGATTCAGTTCATGCAGCGCATCCATCTGTACAATTCGATACCGGGGCTTATTCTCATCCATGTCGTGTACGGTTTGCCCGTGTGCACGCTTATGTTCCGGAATTTCTACGTGGCGGTACCGGATGAAATGCTGGAAGCGGCCAAAATCGACGGCTGCGGCTTCTTCGGCATCTACAAAAACATGATGGTGCCGCTCTCCGTGACAGGCTTCGTCGTCGTCGGCATCTGGCAATTCACGAACATCTGGAATGAGTTTCTGTTCGCGGTGACGATGACAACGCAGAAGCAGCAGCCGATTATGGTCGCGCTGCAAAATTTGTCCGGCAGCCAGATTGTGCAGTGGAACGTCCAGATGGCCGGGGCGCTGCTCGCGGCCCTGCCGACGCTGCTCGTCTATATTTTCCTGGGAAGATATTTCATTCGCGGATTGCTGGCCGGATCGATTAAAGGATAA